A window of the Ostrea edulis chromosome 1, xbOstEdul1.1, whole genome shotgun sequence genome harbors these coding sequences:
- the LOC125652573 gene encoding nose resistant to fluoxetine protein 6-like isoform X1, which translates to MKLWVFVPLILFVFISWGNIRSVQTQTLDQLSSILKQFNTTQKLALLIDILSKQPVLFDKLEHLFLGAIPLISEMGHIKPQIYQHMLPWILDNLPYALKSKLVLNVTHDIVDEINHVNITGLDPSNGSVFMDGFIERLDLLHTGMRAVDKILEPIFISNGLNPKYFDFTIPKAIAFLEKFLKDYGVEVLGTMIKEINSVNTSEIANNDTRALEIKFWKQFSLLHLGGSVLQAVLTPVEEHLPQPQTGPLRDQCYSDVMTFLNNLFQGSKWAVEMFDAAGKPPTGTLTGNLHFIGSYDQCLGITPNFTGAGDLRTTATKYCRATFDIPDNLMASIKALIGDVNTFGVPITLTWGLCLPASCQEGDVSELFKLGFLKTLNLTPSVECSRSFGIEDKGTIIIIVILGAIVLVCLMATLFHVYRFSDDEEDEELTTFTLPLPKAYERKKDNPDIDETNFSTEKRNSHVTRNGHLTTMDNENDSMDSLVSDEKYKGFMEKLTKAFSLYQNIPDVMSFDQPKDSIQCVYGIRFFSLAWIVLGNSFLYAALSLTKAPVTGNLLEGVGLLKNFAFQAVYTAPFAIDSFFVISGFLITYHFLRKCLHKGKLKWQFILGFYSNRYIRITPVYFIILMTYTYFYHYVGDSPLYPNSIAVADKCKDNWWRHILYVNNLVGTSGTLAFEQCMPWSWFLACIMQFYLITPILIIFYLWSSVLGGFMVCLLLIASVVATAIKEKKYTGDILSMMSDGGDYWNNVFITPWCRVGAYCIGILLGFLFDNCDFKKKVKIHKDLSLLAWLAALGVFITLTYSPYTKNREGGYTWTPIQSEVYEAMSHVVWALALSWVIFACATEHGGIVNWFLSWRGFLPLSRLSYVVYLIHPVIMVAFVYNKKVLVYMNSFEMVYMFLGHLITSYVIGVLFAVGIELPFVRLLQVFKSRGCISKVGT; encoded by the exons ATGAAGCTTTGGGTTTTTGTACCACTCATCCTGTTTGTATTCATCAGCTGGGGAAACATACGATCGGTCCAAACTCAGACCCTGGATCAATTGTCATCTATTTTAAAGCAGTTTAACACGACGCAGAAATTGGCATTACTTATAGACATTCTCAGTAAGCAACCTGTGCTTTTTGACAAACTTGAGCATCTTTTTTTGGGAGCAATCCCCTTAATATCAGAAATGGGTCACATTAAACCACAAATCTACCAACATATGTTACCATGGATTTTAGACAATCTACCATATGCTCTCAAGAGCAAACTAGTTTTAAACGTTACACATGATATCGTGGATGAAATAAATCATGTTAATATTACTGGTCTAGACCCAAGTAATGGTAGTGTTTTTATGGATGGATTCATTGAAAGACTTGACCTGTTGCACACAGGCATGCGCGCAGTGGATAAGATATTGGAACCCATTTTCATCAGTAATGGTTTaaatccaaaatatttcgaCTTTACTATTCCCAAAGCAATAGCATTTTTGGAAAAATTCTTGAAAGACTACGGAGTAGAAGTTTTGGGTACTATGATTAAGGAAATAAACTCCGTAAACACATCTGAGATAGCGAATAATGATACTCGAGCTCTTGAAATAAAATTCTGGAAACAGTTCAGTTTGCTACACTTAGGAGGAAGCGTCCTTCAAGCCGTGTTAACACCTGTAGAGGAACACCTGCCACAGCCTCAGACTGGACCACTGAGAGACCAGTGTTACAGTGACGTCATGACGTTTCTGAACAATCTATTTCAAGGATCAAAATGGGCTGTTGAAA TGTTCGATGCTGCTGGTAAACCTCCAACCGGTACACTCACAGGTAATCTTCATTTCATTGGTTCTTATGACCAATGTTTGGGTATCACACCTAATTTTACTGGTGCCGGAGATCTCCGTACCACGGCTACCAAATACTGCAGAGCGACATTCGACATTCCAGATAACCTAATGGCATCAATCAAAGCCTTGATAGGGGACGTG AACACATTCGGAGTTCCGATTACATTGACCTGGGGTTTGTGCCTTCCTGCCTCTTGTCAGGAAGGAGATGTTTCAGAACTATTCAAACTAG GTTTTCTCAAAACCTTAAACTTAACACCTTCTGTGGAATGCTCCAGATCTTTTGGTATTGAAGACAAGGGCACCATTATAATAAT CGTTATTCTTGGTGCTATTGTGCTCGTTTGCCTAATGGCGACTTTATTTCACGTCTACCGATTCTCCGACGATGAGGAAGACGAGGAGCTAACTACATTTACCCTTCCATTACCAAAAGCCTATGAAAGGAAAAAGGATAACCCGGATATAGATGAAACAAACTTTTcaacagaaaaaagaaacaGTCATGTTACAAGAAATGGTCACCTGACTACTATGGACAATGAAAATGATTCGATGGACTCATTAGTATCAGATGAAAAATACAAAG GTTTTATGGAGAAACTCACGAAGGCATTTTCCTTGTACCAAAACATACCTGACGTAATGTCTTTTGATCAACCAAAGGATTCCATCCAATGTGTTTACGGCATACGGTTTTTCAGTCTCGCTTGGATAGTTTTAGGAAACTCATTTCTGTATGCAGCTCTTTCGCTAACTAAAGCACCGGTAACAG GTAACTTGTTGGAAGGCGTGGGGCTGTTGAAGAATTTCGCTTTCCAGGCAGTTTACACTGCACCTTTTGCTATCGACTCATTCTTCGTCATCAG CGGGTTTCTAATCACCTACCACTTTCTTCGCAAATGTCTACATAAAGGAAAACTAAAGTGGCAGTTTATATTAGGATTCTACTCTAACAGATATATCAG AATCACCCCTGTTTACTTTATCATACTGATGACTTACACCTATTTCTACCATTATGTCGGCGATAGTCCTCTATATCCTAATTCTATTGCTGTTGCCGATAAATGTAAAGACAATTGGTGGCGTCATATCCTGTACGTAAACAATCTGGTCGGTACATCTGGAACTCTAGCCTTTGAACAG tGTATGCCATGGTCTTGGTTTCTGGCTTGCATCATGCAGTTCTACCTAATAACACCAATACTCATTATTTTTTATCTGTG gTCTTCTGTCCTTGGAGGATTCATGGTTTGCCTACTTCTGATAGCAAGCGTCGTGGCGACGGCGATCAAGGAGAAAAAATACACGGGGGACATCTTGTC GATGATGTCCGATGGCGGAGACTACTGGAACAATGTTTTCATCACTCCTTGGTGTCGAGTCGGTGCCTATTGCATTGGTATTCTTCTGGGGTTCTTATTCGACAACTGTGATTTTAAGAAAAAGGTCAAGATTCACAAG GATCTCAGTCTTCTTGCATGGTTAGCTGCTCTTGGGGTTTTCATAACACTTACTTACTCACCGTATACGAAGAATCGTGAAGGAGGTTACACTTGGACACCAATCCAGTCCGAGGTTTATGAAGCTATGTCCCACGTGGTTTGGGCCTTGGCACTCTCCTGGGTTATTTTTGCTTGTGCAACAGAGCATGGTG GTATTGTGAACTGGTTTCTGTCTTGGCGAGGCTTTCTTCCCCTGTCACGATTGTCATATGTCGTCTATCTAATTCACCCAGTTATTATGGTTGCATTCGTTTATAACAAAAAGGTCTTAGTCTATATGAATTCTTTCGAAATG GTATACATGTTTCTTGGCCATCTGATTACGTCATATGTGATAGGCGTGTTGTTTGCTGTAGGAATAGAGCTACCGTTTGTACGTTTACTCCAAGTTTTCAAGAGTAGAGGATGCATATCAAAGGTCGGAACGTAA
- the LOC125652573 gene encoding nose resistant to fluoxetine protein 6-like isoform X3, with amino-acid sequence MKLWVFVPLILFVFISWGNIRSVQTQTLDQLSSILKQFNTTQKLALLIDILRGSVLQAVLTPVEEHLPQPQTGPLRDQCYSDVMTFLNNLFQGSKWAVEMFDAAGKPPTGTLTGNLHFIGSYDQCLGITPNFTGAGDLRTTATKYCRATFDIPDNLMASIKALIGDVNTFGVPITLTWGLCLPASCQEGDVSELFKLGFLKTLNLTPSVECSRSFGIEDKGTIIIIVILGAIVLVCLMATLFHVYRFSDDEEDEELTTFTLPLPKAYERKKDNPDIDETNFSTEKRNSHVTRNGHLTTMDNENDSMDSLVSDEKYKGFMEKLTKAFSLYQNIPDVMSFDQPKDSIQCVYGIRFFSLAWIVLGNSFLYAALSLTKAPVTGNLLEGVGLLKNFAFQAVYTAPFAIDSFFVISGFLITYHFLRKCLHKGKLKWQFILGFYSNRYIRITPVYFIILMTYTYFYHYVGDSPLYPNSIAVADKCKDNWWRHILYVNNLVGTSGTLAFEQCMPWSWFLACIMQFYLITPILIIFYLWSSVLGGFMVCLLLIASVVATAIKEKKYTGDILSMMSDGGDYWNNVFITPWCRVGAYCIGILLGFLFDNCDFKKKVKIHKDLSLLAWLAALGVFITLTYSPYTKNREGGYTWTPIQSEVYEAMSHVVWALALSWVIFACATEHGGIVNWFLSWRGFLPLSRLSYVVYLIHPVIMVAFVYNKKVLVYMNSFEMVYMFLGHLITSYVIGVLFAVGIELPFVRLLQVFKSRGCISKVGT; translated from the exons ATGAAGCTTTGGGTTTTTGTACCACTCATCCTGTTTGTATTCATCAGCTGGGGAAACATACGATCGGTCCAAACTCAGACCCTGGATCAATTGTCATCTATTTTAAAGCAGTTTAACACGACGCAGAAATTGGCATTACTTATAGACATTCTCA GAGGAAGCGTCCTTCAAGCCGTGTTAACACCTGTAGAGGAACACCTGCCACAGCCTCAGACTGGACCACTGAGAGACCAGTGTTACAGTGACGTCATGACGTTTCTGAACAATCTATTTCAAGGATCAAAATGGGCTGTTGAAA TGTTCGATGCTGCTGGTAAACCTCCAACCGGTACACTCACAGGTAATCTTCATTTCATTGGTTCTTATGACCAATGTTTGGGTATCACACCTAATTTTACTGGTGCCGGAGATCTCCGTACCACGGCTACCAAATACTGCAGAGCGACATTCGACATTCCAGATAACCTAATGGCATCAATCAAAGCCTTGATAGGGGACGTG AACACATTCGGAGTTCCGATTACATTGACCTGGGGTTTGTGCCTTCCTGCCTCTTGTCAGGAAGGAGATGTTTCAGAACTATTCAAACTAG GTTTTCTCAAAACCTTAAACTTAACACCTTCTGTGGAATGCTCCAGATCTTTTGGTATTGAAGACAAGGGCACCATTATAATAAT CGTTATTCTTGGTGCTATTGTGCTCGTTTGCCTAATGGCGACTTTATTTCACGTCTACCGATTCTCCGACGATGAGGAAGACGAGGAGCTAACTACATTTACCCTTCCATTACCAAAAGCCTATGAAAGGAAAAAGGATAACCCGGATATAGATGAAACAAACTTTTcaacagaaaaaagaaacaGTCATGTTACAAGAAATGGTCACCTGACTACTATGGACAATGAAAATGATTCGATGGACTCATTAGTATCAGATGAAAAATACAAAG GTTTTATGGAGAAACTCACGAAGGCATTTTCCTTGTACCAAAACATACCTGACGTAATGTCTTTTGATCAACCAAAGGATTCCATCCAATGTGTTTACGGCATACGGTTTTTCAGTCTCGCTTGGATAGTTTTAGGAAACTCATTTCTGTATGCAGCTCTTTCGCTAACTAAAGCACCGGTAACAG GTAACTTGTTGGAAGGCGTGGGGCTGTTGAAGAATTTCGCTTTCCAGGCAGTTTACACTGCACCTTTTGCTATCGACTCATTCTTCGTCATCAG CGGGTTTCTAATCACCTACCACTTTCTTCGCAAATGTCTACATAAAGGAAAACTAAAGTGGCAGTTTATATTAGGATTCTACTCTAACAGATATATCAG AATCACCCCTGTTTACTTTATCATACTGATGACTTACACCTATTTCTACCATTATGTCGGCGATAGTCCTCTATATCCTAATTCTATTGCTGTTGCCGATAAATGTAAAGACAATTGGTGGCGTCATATCCTGTACGTAAACAATCTGGTCGGTACATCTGGAACTCTAGCCTTTGAACAG tGTATGCCATGGTCTTGGTTTCTGGCTTGCATCATGCAGTTCTACCTAATAACACCAATACTCATTATTTTTTATCTGTG gTCTTCTGTCCTTGGAGGATTCATGGTTTGCCTACTTCTGATAGCAAGCGTCGTGGCGACGGCGATCAAGGAGAAAAAATACACGGGGGACATCTTGTC GATGATGTCCGATGGCGGAGACTACTGGAACAATGTTTTCATCACTCCTTGGTGTCGAGTCGGTGCCTATTGCATTGGTATTCTTCTGGGGTTCTTATTCGACAACTGTGATTTTAAGAAAAAGGTCAAGATTCACAAG GATCTCAGTCTTCTTGCATGGTTAGCTGCTCTTGGGGTTTTCATAACACTTACTTACTCACCGTATACGAAGAATCGTGAAGGAGGTTACACTTGGACACCAATCCAGTCCGAGGTTTATGAAGCTATGTCCCACGTGGTTTGGGCCTTGGCACTCTCCTGGGTTATTTTTGCTTGTGCAACAGAGCATGGTG GTATTGTGAACTGGTTTCTGTCTTGGCGAGGCTTTCTTCCCCTGTCACGATTGTCATATGTCGTCTATCTAATTCACCCAGTTATTATGGTTGCATTCGTTTATAACAAAAAGGTCTTAGTCTATATGAATTCTTTCGAAATG GTATACATGTTTCTTGGCCATCTGATTACGTCATATGTGATAGGCGTGTTGTTTGCTGTAGGAATAGAGCTACCGTTTGTACGTTTACTCCAAGTTTTCAAGAGTAGAGGATGCATATCAAAGGTCGGAACGTAA
- the LOC125652573 gene encoding nose resistant to fluoxetine protein 6-like isoform X2, with protein sequence MKLWVFVPLILFVFISWGNIRSVQTQTLDQLSSILKQFNTTQKLALLIDILSKQPVLFDKLEHLFLGAIPLISEMGHIKPQIYQHMLPWILDNLPYALKSKLVLNVTHDIVDEINHVNITGLDPSNGSVFMDGFIERLDLLHTGMRAVDKILEPIFISNGLNPKYFDFTIPKAIAFLEKFLKDYGVEVLGTMIKEINSVNTSEIANNDTRALEIKFWKQFSLLHLGGSVLQAVLTPVEEHLPQPQTGPLRDQCYSDVMTFLNNLFQGSKWAVEMFDAAGKPPTGTLTGNLHFIGSYDQCLGITPNFTGAGDLRTTATKYCRATFDIPDNLMASIKALIGDVNTFGVPITLTWGLCLPASCQEGDVSELFKLGFLKTLNLTPSVECSRSFGIEDKGTIIIIVILGAIVLVCLMATLFHVYRFSDDEEDEELTTFTLPLPKAYERKKDNPDIDETNFSTEKRNSHVTRNGHLTTMDNENDSMDSLVSDEKYKGFMEKLTKAFSLYQNIPDVMSFDQPKDSIQCVYGIRFFSLAWIVLGNSFLYAALSLTKAPVTGNLLEGVGLLKNFAFQAVYTAPFAIDSFFVIRSSVLGGFMVCLLLIASVVATAIKEKKYTGDILSMMSDGGDYWNNVFITPWCRVGAYCIGILLGFLFDNCDFKKKVKIHKDLSLLAWLAALGVFITLTYSPYTKNREGGYTWTPIQSEVYEAMSHVVWALALSWVIFACATEHGGIVNWFLSWRGFLPLSRLSYVVYLIHPVIMVAFVYNKKVLVYMNSFEMVYMFLGHLITSYVIGVLFAVGIELPFVRLLQVFKSRGCISKVGT encoded by the exons ATGAAGCTTTGGGTTTTTGTACCACTCATCCTGTTTGTATTCATCAGCTGGGGAAACATACGATCGGTCCAAACTCAGACCCTGGATCAATTGTCATCTATTTTAAAGCAGTTTAACACGACGCAGAAATTGGCATTACTTATAGACATTCTCAGTAAGCAACCTGTGCTTTTTGACAAACTTGAGCATCTTTTTTTGGGAGCAATCCCCTTAATATCAGAAATGGGTCACATTAAACCACAAATCTACCAACATATGTTACCATGGATTTTAGACAATCTACCATATGCTCTCAAGAGCAAACTAGTTTTAAACGTTACACATGATATCGTGGATGAAATAAATCATGTTAATATTACTGGTCTAGACCCAAGTAATGGTAGTGTTTTTATGGATGGATTCATTGAAAGACTTGACCTGTTGCACACAGGCATGCGCGCAGTGGATAAGATATTGGAACCCATTTTCATCAGTAATGGTTTaaatccaaaatatttcgaCTTTACTATTCCCAAAGCAATAGCATTTTTGGAAAAATTCTTGAAAGACTACGGAGTAGAAGTTTTGGGTACTATGATTAAGGAAATAAACTCCGTAAACACATCTGAGATAGCGAATAATGATACTCGAGCTCTTGAAATAAAATTCTGGAAACAGTTCAGTTTGCTACACTTAGGAGGAAGCGTCCTTCAAGCCGTGTTAACACCTGTAGAGGAACACCTGCCACAGCCTCAGACTGGACCACTGAGAGACCAGTGTTACAGTGACGTCATGACGTTTCTGAACAATCTATTTCAAGGATCAAAATGGGCTGTTGAAA TGTTCGATGCTGCTGGTAAACCTCCAACCGGTACACTCACAGGTAATCTTCATTTCATTGGTTCTTATGACCAATGTTTGGGTATCACACCTAATTTTACTGGTGCCGGAGATCTCCGTACCACGGCTACCAAATACTGCAGAGCGACATTCGACATTCCAGATAACCTAATGGCATCAATCAAAGCCTTGATAGGGGACGTG AACACATTCGGAGTTCCGATTACATTGACCTGGGGTTTGTGCCTTCCTGCCTCTTGTCAGGAAGGAGATGTTTCAGAACTATTCAAACTAG GTTTTCTCAAAACCTTAAACTTAACACCTTCTGTGGAATGCTCCAGATCTTTTGGTATTGAAGACAAGGGCACCATTATAATAAT CGTTATTCTTGGTGCTATTGTGCTCGTTTGCCTAATGGCGACTTTATTTCACGTCTACCGATTCTCCGACGATGAGGAAGACGAGGAGCTAACTACATTTACCCTTCCATTACCAAAAGCCTATGAAAGGAAAAAGGATAACCCGGATATAGATGAAACAAACTTTTcaacagaaaaaagaaacaGTCATGTTACAAGAAATGGTCACCTGACTACTATGGACAATGAAAATGATTCGATGGACTCATTAGTATCAGATGAAAAATACAAAG GTTTTATGGAGAAACTCACGAAGGCATTTTCCTTGTACCAAAACATACCTGACGTAATGTCTTTTGATCAACCAAAGGATTCCATCCAATGTGTTTACGGCATACGGTTTTTCAGTCTCGCTTGGATAGTTTTAGGAAACTCATTTCTGTATGCAGCTCTTTCGCTAACTAAAGCACCGGTAACAG GTAACTTGTTGGAAGGCGTGGGGCTGTTGAAGAATTTCGCTTTCCAGGCAGTTTACACTGCACCTTTTGCTATCGACTCATTCTTCGTCATCAG gTCTTCTGTCCTTGGAGGATTCATGGTTTGCCTACTTCTGATAGCAAGCGTCGTGGCGACGGCGATCAAGGAGAAAAAATACACGGGGGACATCTTGTC GATGATGTCCGATGGCGGAGACTACTGGAACAATGTTTTCATCACTCCTTGGTGTCGAGTCGGTGCCTATTGCATTGGTATTCTTCTGGGGTTCTTATTCGACAACTGTGATTTTAAGAAAAAGGTCAAGATTCACAAG GATCTCAGTCTTCTTGCATGGTTAGCTGCTCTTGGGGTTTTCATAACACTTACTTACTCACCGTATACGAAGAATCGTGAAGGAGGTTACACTTGGACACCAATCCAGTCCGAGGTTTATGAAGCTATGTCCCACGTGGTTTGGGCCTTGGCACTCTCCTGGGTTATTTTTGCTTGTGCAACAGAGCATGGTG GTATTGTGAACTGGTTTCTGTCTTGGCGAGGCTTTCTTCCCCTGTCACGATTGTCATATGTCGTCTATCTAATTCACCCAGTTATTATGGTTGCATTCGTTTATAACAAAAAGGTCTTAGTCTATATGAATTCTTTCGAAATG GTATACATGTTTCTTGGCCATCTGATTACGTCATATGTGATAGGCGTGTTGTTTGCTGTAGGAATAGAGCTACCGTTTGTACGTTTACTCCAAGTTTTCAAGAGTAGAGGATGCATATCAAAGGTCGGAACGTAA